A portion of the Phoenix dactylifera chloroplast, complete genome genome contains these proteins:
- the rpl22 gene encoding 50S ribosomal protein L22, which yields MIKNQSSGREENREIKVLAQHICMSVLKAQRVIDQIRGRSYEETLMILELMPYRASYPILQLVYSAAANANHNMGLNEADSFISKAEVNRSAIVKKLRPRARGRSYTIKKTTCHITIVLKEKSKSFLDRSI from the coding sequence ATGATAAAGAACCAGAGTTCAGGTAGAGAAGAAAATAGAGAAATAAAAGTTTTAGCTCAACATATATGTATGTCTGTTTTAAAAGCGCAAAGAGTAATTGATCAGATTCGCGGACGTTCCTATGAGGAAACACTTATGATACTGGAACTCATGCCTTATCGAGCATCTTATCCAATTTTACAATTGGTTTATTCTGCAGCAGCAAATGCTAATCATAATATGGGTTTGAACGAAGCTGATTCATTCATTAGTAAAGCCGAAGTCAATAGGAGTGCTATTGTGAAAAAGTTAAGACCTCGGGCTCGGGGACGTAGTTATACGATAAAAAAAACCACTTGTCATATAACAATTGTATTAAAGGAAAAATCTAAATCATTTTTAGATCGATCAATCTAA